In a single window of the Porites lutea chromosome 14, jaPorLute2.1, whole genome shotgun sequence genome:
- the LOC140924864 gene encoding uncharacterized protein, which yields MSLNRKQSETSFTKVGNLKQHQRVHMGKKSYKCKQCGKCFRGTVKLTIHERVHNGKKPYECKQCGKSFSQSGNLKSHQRVHTEEKPFECTWCGKCFSRVGDQKRHERVHTGEKPFECTWCGKCFSRVGDQKRHERVHTGEKPYECKQCGKYFSRAFTLKVHERAHTGEKPYECKHCGKCFQQTGDLRVHERVHTGEKPYECKQCGNCFSRAFTLKVHERAHTGEKPYECKQCGKCFQQTGDLRVHERVHTGEKPYECKQCGKCFRQTGNLRVHERVHTGEKPYECKQCGKCFSRAFTLKVHERAHTGEKPYECKHCGKCFQQTGDLRVHERVHTGEKPYECKQCGKCFQQTGNLRVHQRVHTGERPYECKQCGKCFSIARNLKAHQRVHTGENPFECKHCGKCFSQAVTLRVHERRHTGEKPYECIQCGKCFQHTGSLREHERGHTGEKPYECKQCGKCFQYRGSLREHERGHIGEKPYECKQCGKYFSHAANMKRHERVHTGERPFECKHCGKCFSQAVTLRVHERVHTGEKPYECKQCGKCFRQAANMRVHERVHTGEKPYKCKQCGKYFRHATSVKEHERSHAGEKPYECKQCGKCFQQTGNLRMHERVHTGEKPYECKHCGKCLSRAGNLRRHEKVHTKGRRGTRHGNRRASKRLLRQRNSGGFKRTDISSGITNSQLTQRDSRNGGLVVNFQSATAETHSCWICQEEMSSEVLLLQHYQYHMRHVDDDEL from the exons ATGTCTTTAAATAGGAAACAGAGTGAAACAAGCTTTACAAAAGTAGGAAACCTAAAACAACACCAGAGAGTCCACATGGGAAAGAAGTCTtacaaatgtaaacagtgtggcaaatgTTTTAGAGGAACAGTAAAACTAACAATACATGAACGAGTTCACAATGGGAAAAAACCCTATGAATGTAAGCAATGTGGCAAGAGTTTTAGTCAATCAGGAAACCTAAAGTCACATCAGAGAGTCCACACGGAAGagaagccttttgaatgtaCATGGTGTGGCAAGTGCTTTAGCAGAGTAGGGGACCAGAaaagacatgaaagagttcatacTGGAGagaagccttttgaatgtacatggtgtggcaagtgttttagcagAGTAGGGGACCAGAaaagacatgaaagagttcatacAGGAgagaagccttatgaatgtaaacagtgtggcaagtatTTCAGCCGAGCATTTACATTGAAGGTACATGAAAGAGCTCATACTGGAgagaagccttatgaatgtaaacattgtggcaagtgttttcaACAGACAGGAGATTTGAGGGTgcatgaaagagttcatacAGGAGAGAAgccatatgaatgtaaacagtgtggcaattGTTTCAGCCGAGCATTTACATTGAAGGTACATGAAAGAGCTCATACTGGAgagaagccttatgaatgtaaacagtgtggcaagtgttttcaACAGACAGGAGATTTGAGGGTgcatgaaagagttcatacTGGAGAGAAgccatatgaatgtaaacagtgtggcaaatgTTTCCGACAAACAGGAAATCTGAGGGTGCACGAAAGAGTTCATACTGGAGAGAAgccatatgaatgtaaacagtgtggcaagtgtttcagCCGAGCATTTACATTGAAGGTACATGAAAGAGCTCATACTGGAgagaagccttatgaatgtaaacattgtggcaagtgttttcaACAGACAGGAGATTTGAGGGTgcatgaaagagttcatacTGGAGAGAAgccatatgaatgtaaacagtgtggcaaatgTTTCCAACAAACAGGAAATCTGAGGGTGCACCAAAGAGTTCATACTGGAGAGAGgccatatgaatgtaaacagtgtggcaagtgtttcagCATAGCAC GAAACCTAAAGGCACATCAAAGAGTACACACAGGAGAGAATCCTTTTGAATGCAAACATTGTGGCAAGTGCTTCAGCCAAGCAGTTACATTGAGAGTTCATGAAAGACGTCATACTGGAgagaagccttatgaatgtatacagtgtggcaagtgttttcaACATACAGGAAGTTTGAGGGAGCATGAAAGAGGTCATACTGGAGAGAAgccatatgaatgtaaacagtgtggcaagtgttttcaATATAGAGGAAGTTTGAGGGAGCATGAAAGAGGTCATATTGGAGAGAAgccatatgaatgtaaacagtgtggcaagtatTTTAGCCATGCAGCAAATATGAAGAGgcatgaaagagttcatacTGGAGAGAgaccttttgaatgtaaacattgtggcaagtgtttcagCCAAGCAGTTACATTGAGGGtacatgaaagagttcatacTGGAGAGAAgccatatgaatgtaaacagtgtggcaagtgttttagacAAGCAGCAAATATGAGGGTgcatgaaagagttcatacTGGAGAGAAGCCAtataaatgtaaacagtgtggcaagtatTTTAGACATGCAACAAGTGTGAAGGAGCATGAAAGAAGTCATGCTGGAGAGAAGCCATATGAGTGTAAACAGTGTGGTAAGTGTTTTCAACAAACAGGAAATTTGAGGATgcatgaaagagttcatacTGGAGAGAAgccatatgaatgtaaacattgtGGCAAGTGTTTAAGCAGAGCCGGTAACCTTAGGAGACACGAAAAAGTCCACACTAAAGGAAGGAGGGGTACACGTCATGGTAACAGACGTGCGTCTAAACGTTTGCTTCGTCAGCGCAATAGCGGAGGATTTAAGAGAACTGATATCAGTTCAGGAATTACAAACAGCCAACTGACTCAAAGAGACTCTAGAAACGGAGGTCTTGTAGTAAACTTCCAATCAGCTACCGCTGAGACGCACAGTtgttggatttgtcaagaggagatgagtagtgaagttcttcttcttcaacattatCAATATCACATGAGACATGTAGATGACGATGAGTTGTAA
- the LOC140924821 gene encoding armadillo repeat-containing protein 8-like — protein sequence MKMPVFTEPDTDEVYVNNLSSPHLDDRLQAVTNIKNAVIGNKAKKSSFIRLNVIPKVIELLVQDDTGIEFVVESVVLLGSLARGSAENVEALLEAHSLEVFFKGICHSDPRIVEASVRSLRTLYYSHLTPCAPIFENPSIVPQLVELLSSSFSNAECAASILSKCCQGPAHQALLCNMGAVNALMPLLVCDIPKIQQPALLCYSAMSFQNGAVSLAMKSASHEGENLIQIFTKLLSRDRPDEIQLGAAKCLTNMHRAGAIPALENHSLLIKVLATCVRMCKWDKALTVRAEAAETLAFLIEEDTELQRTAAISDHLIKTLTGFLVKNDLDDSSYALMRESAFKALASVGANDEDIRKKIIEIECTMDHVVSGLEDPSTNVKLAAVKCLHSLSRSVQQLRTSFQDTAVWKPIMKLLQDASDNMLTVASSALCNLLLEFSPSKEPILEAGAVNLLSNLTRRQETSLRLNGVWALMNMAYQADDVTKNKILEVLGPDQLFSLLDDPDTQVTMKTLGLMRNLLSGREDIDRIMLLHGARVMESVKPILDSETRTEDVKEQALCVIANIANGSTAKEFVMGDESLLKRLMQYMMNDSVKLQMAATYCVSNLVWSTEEGAVERQQKLRDLGVQKLLQSLLTTSDVNLFERVKTALQQFT from the exons ATGAAAATGCCGGTGTTTACG gAGCCGGACACTGATGAAGTTTATGTGAATAATCTTTCCTCTCCTCATCTCGATGATCGACTGCAGGCAGTAAC gaatataaaaaatgcAGTCATTGGcaacaaagcaaagaaatcaTCCTTCATCAGACTTAACGTCATACCAAAGGTTATTGAACTGCTTGTGCAGGACGACACTGGAATTGAGTTTGTGGTTGAGTCAGTTGTCTTGTTGGGCAGCCTGGCGAGAG GTTCTGCTGAAAATGTTGAAGCCCTCTTAGAAGCTCACTCACTGGAAgtattttttaaag GTATTTGTCATTCAGATCCCAGAATTGTTGAAGCATCAGTCAGATCACTGAGAACGCTGTACTATTCTCATCTCACTCCGTGTGCTCCAATCTTTGAA AACCCAAGCATTGTTCCTCAGTTAGTTGAGCTGCTGTCAAGTTCTTTCTCTAATGCTGAGTGTGCAGCTTCAATTCTTTCCAAATGTTGCCAG GGTCCTGCTCATCAAGCCTTGTTGTGCAACATGGGAGCAGTAAATGCTCTGATGCCGCTTCTTGTATGTGACATTCCCAAGATACAGCAGCCAGCCCTACTGTGTTATTCAGCCATGTCATTTCAAAATGGTGCTGTATCATTAGCAATGAAATCag CTTCTCATGAGGGTGAGAATCTTATTCAAATTTTCACCAAGCTTCTCTCAAGAGACAGACCAGATGAGATTCAGCTCGGAGCTGCAAAATG TTTAACAAACATGCACAGAGCAGGAGCTATCCCAGCCCTAGAAAATCATTCATTGTTGATAAAG GTTCTTGCTACGTGCGTAAGAATGTGTAAATGGGACAAAGCTCTCACAGTCAGGGCAGAGGCAGCGGAGACATTAG CCTTTCTTATTGAAGAAGATACAGAACTTCAAAGGACGGCGGCCATTTCCGATCACTTAATAAAAACACTGACAGGctttttggtgaaaaatgaCCTGGATGACAGCTCCTATGCTCTCATGAGAGAG aGTGCTTTTAAGGCCCTGGCGTCTGTTGGAGCAAATGATGAAGATATCCGAAAAAAG ATAATAGAGATTGAGTGTACAATGGATCACGTGGTATCAGGACTGGAGGATCCCAGTACTAACGTCAAATTAGCCGCTGTGAAGTGTCTCCACAGTCTGTCCCGCTCTGTACAGCAGCTTAGAACAAGCTTCCAGGACACAGCAGTTTGGAAACCGATCATGAAGCTTCTGCAGGATGCTTCCGATAACATGTTAACTGTGGCATCTTCAGCGCTTTGCAATCTCCTGTTAGAATTTTCTCCAAGCAAAGAG CCCATATTAGAGGCTGGCGCTGTAAATTTACTCTCAAATCTAACCCGGCGTCAAGAAACTTCTCTTCGTCTCAATGGAGTCTGGGCGTTGATG aacatGGCGTATCAAGCAGATGATGtcaccaaaaacaaaattttagaaGTTTTGGGACCAGACCAGCTGTTCAG CCTTCTCGATGATCCCGACACTCAAGTGACGATGAAAACACTGGGCCTCATGAGGAATCTTTTATCAGGAAGAGAG GATATTGACCGTATCATGTTGTTACATGGCGCTCGTGTTATGGAGAGTGTAAAGCCGATACTGGACAGCGAAACACGCACAGAAGATGTTAAAGAACAG GCTCTGTGCGTAATCGCCAACATCGCCAATGGCTCAACAGCTAAAGAATTTGTAATGGGTGATGAAAGCTTACTAAAAAGACTGATGCAGTATATGATGAACGATAGCGTCAAGTTACAAATGGCTGCCACGTACTGCGTGTCCAACCTCGTGTGGAGCACAGAAGAAGGCGCTGTTGAACGGCAGCAAAAACTCCGCGATCTGGGCGTACAGAAGCTTCTACAATCTCTCCTAACAACGTCTGATGTCAACCTCTTTGAGAG GGTCAAGACAGCCCTTCAGCAGTTCACGTGA
- the LOC140924812 gene encoding uncharacterized protein produces the protein MTTMRTMEMKGFTLFLAILVLVEVQANKNGIIPLKNCGGSICMTNPSLPFFETVNGSVSTHVVRCFFKPEKIRDKCVVNMSLILETLTTDQDVVLYVGALCYGPTTIAFVNSQNVTKKHAILYMQMQGHCSLSTEELSRWGDATDFRVFYMLENTTLLEDNNSKPANKSLEGAENLGTLTFYKSKPQTFPSIFKNYVWPRMAEVQFYNLQLSSIPPELRITMPFLQSLELSHNNLTKPPVFPWCNSTLQLPRGLRRTQTGNHHYQYGTVVHPRIYRRFFDLAFNNIEDLSTHEFSGFLHRLSLEGNGLRLVGPSCFRNLRGIHVIDLSTNSLTRLPEQLFQGLNELLELRLDHNNISELPEELFKGQGQIKRIDLDHNRLGTIREKLFHELKNLEVLHLEYNHITQVDDEAFPLASSSLGEIYLQNNKITHLPKSLLLQRKASKIDLSSNLISFKDLDNVLQELDLDTFVFQHRKTASSPQLKLQESLKHISLANNNFTTININEFNETKRALFELLLKVYEIDMTGNPLHCDCKIFFLVRWIRKVIQKDERVKKEQFLTWKCATPIELRDKPILLVEEDQFKSRKDFENCPEKCLCFVRSLDRKVIVDCEGRNLVTMPHKVPRGPIELQLQNNNIRRIPPYPYMENVTALYLTHNKIELLNASTVSRLRRIKILFLDSNKLTALPRNIENITFTTLALHHNFFKCDCRAKWMKKWLIRKKAHIQNIENVLCNSENAQGRAIYTLPDREFVCKEDKQVSNNTHTTIKEKTYKIIAFTFGCFLAACVVVFILAYKYRGEVKVFMYTHFNWHPFDRIDDSDPTKIYDAFVSYSGADWEWVVNTLQERLETHDPPYKLCIHDRDFLAGAPIQENIMNSVNQSKRMLMVLSQNFIRSEWCLLEFRAAHQKVLEERTNYLIIILFDDVITDDLDDEMKLYMRTNTYLSISNKWFWDKLFYALPQRSHREPSQKNLSSACSNKGLEYSSERVFNNKAYQPSDMVEVVLDA, from the coding sequence ATGACCACAATGCGTACAATGGAAATGAAAGGTTTTACGCTTTTTCTTGCCATTTTGGTACTCGTTGAGGTCCAAGCGAACAAAAACGGTATCATACCTTTAAAAAACTGTGGTGGATCGATATGTATGACAAACCCTTCTCTGCCTTTCTTTGAAACAGTCAACGGATCAGTTTCTACTCATGTCGTTAGGTGCTTCTTTAAGCCAGAAAAGATTCGTGACAAATGTGTTGTTAACATGTCTTTAATACTGGAAACACTGACGACGGATCAAGACGTCGTGTTGTACGTTGGAGCTTTATGTTATGGTCCCACGACTATTGCTTTCGTTAATTCGCAAAATGTGACAAAGAAACACGCTATACTTTACATGCAAATGCAAGGACATTGCAGTTTGTCGACCGAGGAACTTTCTCGGTGGGGAGACGCTACGGACTTTCGAGTATTTTACATGTTGGAAAACACCACTTTGCTTGAAGATAACAACTCGAAGCCTGCGAATAAATCTCTTGAAGGGGCAGAAAATCTTGGCACGCTTACGTTTTATAAATCTAAGCCACAAACATTTCCCAGCATATTTAAGAACTATGTCTGGCCAAGAATGGCGGAGGTacaattttacaatttacaacTCAGCTCAATTCCACCGGAGCTCAGAATAACGATGCCCTTTCTTCAATCACTGGAGCTGTCGCACAACAACTTGACCAAACCACCGGTGTTTCCTTGGTGCAACTCAACCCTCCAGCTACCACGAGGATTACGAAGAACTCAAACTGGAAATCACCACTACCAATACGGTACTGTCGTGCATCCGAGGATTTACCGACGCTTTTTCGATCTAGCGTTCAACAACATCGAAGATTTATCAACGCATGAATTTTCTGGATTTCTGCACAGACTGAGCCTCGAAGGAAATGGGTTGAGGCTTGTTGGGCCGTCGTGTTTTCGCAATTTGAGGGGGATTCATGTGATAGATCTCAGCACGAATAGCTTAACAAGACTGCCGGAACAGCTGTTTCAAGGACTTAACGAACTGCTGGAGTTGCGACTTGACCACAACAACATTTCAGAACTACCCGAGGAACTTTTTAAAGGTCAGGGACAGATCAAAAGGATTGATTTGGACCATAACAGACTAGGCACTATTCGAGAGAAATTATTCCACGAGCTAAAGAACCTTGAAGTTCTACATTTAGAATACAACCACATCACTCAAGTTGATGACGAAGCTTTTCCTTTGGCTTCAAGCTCGTTGGGCGAAATTTAcctacaaaacaacaaaataactcACCTACCAAAGTCGCTCTTACTGCAGCGGAAGGCTAGCAAAATTGATTTGTCGTCAAATCTGATCAGTTTTAAAGACCTTGACAACGTTCTACAAGAATTAGACTTAGACACATTTGTGTTCCAACATCGCAAAACGGCCAGTTCACCTCAGTTGAAGTTACAAGAGAGTTTAAAGCACATCAGCTTAGCAAACAATAATTTCACCACTATAAACATCAATGAATTTAACGAGACAAAGCGTGCTTTGTTCGAGCTACTTCTAAAGGTTTACGAAATCGACATGACAGGGAATCCCCTTCACTGCGACTGCAAAATCTTTTTTCTCGTTCGATGGATTCGGAAAGTGATACAAAAAGACGAGCGTGTAAAAAAAGAGCAGTTTTTAACTTGGAAATGTGCGACTCCAATTGAGCTGAGAGACAAACCAATTTTACTGGTTGAAGAAGATCAGTTTAAAAGTCGGAAGGATTTTGAAAACTGCCCTGAAAAATGTCTGTGTTTCGTTCGTTCATTGGATAGAAAGGTGATAGTTGATTGCGAAGGAAGGAATCTCGTCACCATGCCCCATAAAGTTCCACGCGGTCCGATAGAGCTTCAGTTACAAAACAACAATATTCGGAGGATTCCACCGTATCCTTATATGGAAAATGTGACGGCCTTGTACTTGACGCATAATAAAATTGAACTGTTGAACGCGTCAACGGTGAGCAGGCTTCGCCGGATTAAAATTCTCTTTCTCGATTCAAATAAACTGACTGCTTTGCCAAGGAATATTGAAAATATCACCTTTACAACTCTAGCACTGCACCACAATTTCTTCAAGTGCGACTGCAGAGCAAAATGGATGAAGAAATGGCTCATAAGAAAAAAGGCGCACATACAAAACATCGAAAACGTACTCTGTAATTCAGAGAACGCTCAGGGACGAGCGATATACACTCTTCCGGATAGAGAGTTTGTCTGCAAAGAAGATAAGCAAGTCTCCAACAACACACACAccacaataaaagaaaagactTATAAAATAATCGCTTTCACTTTTGGCTGCTTTCTAGCTGCGTGTGTCGTCGTTTTTATCTTAGCGTATAAGTACCGCGGCGAAGTAAAAGTCTTCATGTATACCCACTTCAACTGGCACCCGTTTGACCGTATAGATGACTCGGATCCCACTAAGATATACGACGCGTTTGTCTCTTACAGCGGAGCGGATTGGGAGTGGGTTGTAAACACGCTGCAAGAGCGATTAGAAACTCATGACCCTCCCTACAAGTTGTGCATCCACGATCGCGATTTTCTTGCAGGTGCGCCCATCCAGGAAAACATTATGAACAGCGTTAACCAAAGTAAGCGCATGCTTATGGTGCTCTCTCAAAACTTCATCAGGAGCGAGTGGTGCTTGCTCGAGTTTCGCGCCGCTCATCAGAAAGTTCTAGAAGAACGCACAAACTACCTGATCATCATACtgtttgatgacgtcataacgGACGACCTGGATGACGAAATGAAGCTGTACATGCGCACAAACACCTATCTGAGCATCAGCAACAAATGGTTCTGGGATAAATTGTTTTACGCGCTACCTCAAAGATCGCACAGGGAGCCCAGTCAAAAAAACCTGTCGAGTGCCTGCAGTAATAAAGGTTTGGAATACTCCTCAGAGAGAGTGTTTAATAATAAAGCATACCAGCCGAGTGACATGGTAGAGGTTGTTCTTGACGCGTAA